The nucleotide window AATCTTTCACCAGCCGTTGCAGAGCTACGAATCGTTTCAGGAATAGTAATCGCCATACTCATTCTCCAAATTCAGGGATTTTTCTTCATTATACACGTTTTTTCGAGTTTATTCTAAAATTTTACAAAAACTACAAAGCGCAGTTTGTATGTCAGGTCTATATTTATATAAATATCGGCAAAAGCATTGAATTTTCCAGTAAAAGGTTAAATAATAGGACTATAGATTTCATAGTCAGGAAGTGAATACATGATTAAGAAGATATTAGATCGTTTATTTAAAAGAGAAGAAGTCACTCAATTGAATCAATCTACTCCCAAATTCGAACTGTACCAAGCAAACCGAGCAGAACTGGATCATTTGATGAAAAAACCTTTTCCAGAAGGCAAAGCTCCAGGCTATGTATACTTCGTACAAGAACATTTAACAGGAACATTTAACATCGGCAAAACGAAAAACATTACGAAAAGAATGAATGTGTATCACATCAAATTACCAATCAAGAATGAATTACTCTACTTTATTAAATCTGGTAATCATCATCAAACCAAAGCAGCATTTCATAAGCATTTTGCAGAAAAACAAATAGATGGTGAATGGTTTAAGCTGACAAACGAAGACTTAGAGTGGATTAAAAGCGGTACATACAGTGAAAATATAAAAGCCTCAATTCTTGATCAAGGTAATGAGGAAGACGAGGTTCGCCTGAATGATAAACAGCAAGATTATGCCCTTTCATTAATTCAAAAGTTAGGACACACCTACCAATTAGCTTGCGATCCTAGCACACTGACCGTAAAAGATCTAAACCGACTGACCGTTTACTTCAAATACAAAAATGAAGGTGCATTGGTGAATCTTGTGAAAAAAGGTGTCCTCAAACGTCAGCATGTCAGCAGGCAGCAAATAGATAATTAGTTTTCTTAATGATATGATAAGCAGGAATGATATTACTTCTTGGAGGAACACATGAAAAAGGTAGTAAAAGTAGTCGCTGCAATTATCGAGAACGAACAAAATGAGATTTTATGTGCACTAAGATCACCTAAAATGTCCATCCCAAACATGTGGGAGTTTCCTGGTGGCAAGGTTGAGAACGGAGAGGATATTTGCTCGGCACTTCAAAGAGAAATTGAAGAAGAGTTGGAGTGTAGTATTGAAATAAACTCAGAAATTTTTAACGATCATACGCATGAATATGAGACATTTATTGTTAACTTGATTTCAATTAAGTGTAGCATCATTTCTGGTACACCAACTGCCCATGAGCATTCCAAGCTTATTTGGTTAAAGCGTGAAAATCTATCATCCCTTATATGGGCTCCAGCTGATCTTGCCGCAGTTGACCAATTGATACACGAAAAAATAGTCTTCTCAAAATGAGAAGACTATACTTTTTTGGTGAACTCTGTATATAAACTGGCTGGTATTTCGTGCTCTAACTCCATCTGAACTGTAATCGGCTTATTCCCTTCAAAATAAACCGAATTTCCTTTTCCAATATAAATATAAGGCTCTGTTTTTCCATCAATCTCACGGTACTTTCTAATGAATAAGTGCAGATTTACTCCCCGTCTTTGGTTGAATATGATATCCTGCCCTCTGTTGGACTCCTGGGTGGTATTATTGACTGACTGCCACTGGAACATTCGTTGGTTAATAAACTTATCCTTGTAATTAATACTCTCTTTTACATCCGCTTCTTTATGAAGGTCCACGAACAGAAAGAATTCTTTCCCATTAACTAATAGTCCAGAACCTCTAAATGAGCTATGAATCTTTCGATAGTTTGAAAGTAACGCTGCATCTACCATTTGATACTGTTCATATAGCTTAAAATGAGGAACGCCAAAGTAACCACTATGGAATTCCTTTTCATATCTGAAAATGCCATATGATATCACATCTTCAATATACTTATAGTAATGCTCATTCTGCAGTAATTTTGAAAAAACGACCGTCTTAATTAGTTGCCCCTCCATTTTATGCACGAGCTTCGGCTTGGACTTTAACTGCCCTGAATCATAGTAATCTTGATTCAGGAATTCAAAGGCATGTAGAATAGTATCATCATCTACATCCTTAACGAATTTTAGGATTTGATCTCTTGCTTCATCGACACTGATTGAATCATGATGCATTAAATACTTAAGGATGACAAAGTCATGGATTCGTTTAATGGGCAGCTTACTTGATAACTCCTTCAGTGACCCTTCAAATTCCTCATTAAGTAGCAGCTTTTTTAAATGATCATCTTTTTCTACCTTAGCCACAAACTGCAGATAAGTTTTTTCTTTATTGATAAATTTAACCGGATCAGGTGCACCGTCAAATTTAAGAAAATCAACAAGTAGGAATGGAACCTTACCAGTGTTCAGTTTCTTAAACTCATTATACTCTTCCTTAAGATAGCGCATAGAATTGAAATTTTCTCGGTCAATTTGTTCTAAAATTCGTTCTTGCGAGATTTTGTCCATTTGTATATGTGTGGCGCCAGGTATATTGGCAAAGCCCGTGGCGATTGCAACCTTCAAGCTTTCCTTATCGTAATACCTGCTACCATTAAGAGCTAAGGCAATGAGAAAGGTTTTACTATGGTTCCCTATAAAATCCAGGACAGTTAAAAAGCTTTTATTTGGATATTTTCTAAGCCCTCGTCCTAGCTGCTGTATAAAAACGATAGGAGAATTTGTTGGCCTCAGCATTAGAACGCTATTTACAGAAGGAATATCTACCCCTTCATTAAAGATATCTACGCTGAAAATAAATTCTAAATCATCTTGATCATCTTCTAATTTGTTCATATAGTGTTTTCTTTTATCCGAGGAGTCTCCCCCATGTAAGATAACACTTTTATAGCCTCTTTTATTGAATTCACTTGCCATATACATCGCGTGCTCGATACTCGCACAAAACCCCAGTCCTTTTCTCTTTTCGCCATCATGTCCATAGAACTCCATCTTTTCAATGATAAAGTCTACTCTCTCGTTCACTTTCAATCTTTTCGTGATTTCTGCAATATCATCGATATCCACATCACTAAGGTCAACACTATCTATATCGGTGATCCCAAAATAGTGAAATGGAATAACAAGATCATCCTCAAGTGCTTCGTGTAATCGCACTTCTAACGCGACATTATTATCAAAAATATCAAAGATATTCCGGCTGTCACTTCTCTCAGGAGTTGCCGTCATGCCTAAAGTAAACTTAGGACTAAAATAGCTAAGAATAGTCTGATATGTTGGGCTAGCAGCATGATGAGCCTCATCAATTATAAGGTAATCAAATTCCTCTGGATCGAACTCCTGATAACACTTAGAGATCGTTTGGATCGTTGTAAACACATAATCAGTATGTTTCTGTTTGTGATTTCCTGTTAAAAGACCAAAAGTAAAGCCATCGTTAGGAAGAAGCAGTTCGAATGTTTCCTTCGCCTTTATAAGAATTTCTTCCCGATGGACGACAAATAACAATTTCTTAGGGCTAAAGCTTTTTACGTCAAAGGCTGACATATATGTCTTGCCTGTACCTGTTGCAGCAATGACAAGCGCCTTATTCTCACCATAACTACGCAGACGTTCTAGGTTCTCCGTAGCTCTCCTCTGCATCCTGTTAGGAACAATATATTTTCTGTCCTCATAAATGACAGTTTGGCTAGGACTAGACCTTTTAAAAGACTTTAAGAACTCTTCATAACGCTGAATGAATTCTTGATCTGCATCCACACTTAAGTCCCAAAGATTATTGTATTCCTTAATGACATTTTTAATAAAATGTGCATCCTCTTTGGAAATGATTTTGACATTCCATTCAATATTACTTTTCAATGCACTTTGTGTTATATTCGATGACCCTATAATAACTTTAAAGTGATCCTTGTACTCAAAAATATAGGCTTTTGTATGAAAGCCAACCTCCCTATCAGTAACAAAGACTTTCAACTCAATATTGGAAAAATCATTTAAACGCTCCATTGCCTTAGCGTCAGTGAAATTTAAATAAGTTGACGTAATGATTCTGCCTGTAATGCCTTTTGACTCCGCTTCTTTTATCGGGTCTAGCAATAACTGCAGACCACTGAAATTAATAAAAGCCACGCTAAAATAAAACCGTTCGCATTCCTGGATCGACTCGACTAACTCTTTTAATAAATTTCCCCCATCGGAGTTAACGATCAGTTCTTTTTCTATAACTTCCAAGTTTATCACCTTATCTTTTTCTACTATATGTAAAATTGTACTATAAATGGATGAATACATGAAGAAATTTTAAGACGATGAGGGTTCTAAAAATGAAAAAACAGCACTCAATATATTAACGAGTACTGTTTTTAGCTCTTCTCTCAAAATGTGCATGCAAACGATATTCTGCTATTTCCATGGTCCATTTATAAAGAATCTCTTGATCTTCTTCACCAACATCGAAATTGATCATAAACTCTCCATTGGAAAAGTTAGTTAACCCATCTGCTCCTCGATTCCACATAGTCATGGGCATCGTTTCAACAAGCTTACTGATGACCTTCTCGTTGTAATTCCAAAGCTTTTTAGAGGAATTATCCGAGAAATCTATTTTTCTGCGATATTCTGTCTCAGTCAAATACTGATGAAAAAATGGAGCTACTTCCCTAGCTGTAATCGGCTTGTTCCAATCTCCAATTCCTCGGTTAAGCATTGCCAGCAGCAGTATCATCTTATAACTTTTCGACATGCTGGTCCTCTCGACTTCTTTCAGCCAATTCTCATAACGCTCAAAAATGACCTCTTCACGTTCACTTAATTCATTTGCCCAGCTCAAGAAACCTACATAGGACTCAAACTCTTGCTTATAATGCGGAGACTCAGAGTGTCCTTTAAGATGCAATTCAAGATAGGTCGGTCTCCTGCCAAGATCATTCTTAAGTTCAAAATAATCATTTTGCAGTTTTTCCTTTCGTGGAGATCGCTTTCTTGCCAATTCCTTAAGGAGATTAATTACCTGCAAATCCAAGTTCAATTCACAATTCGTAGGAATTCTTGGTTCAATTTTTTTTGATTCCCCTTCGTTCCTTGCTGTATCAAACAAACTCAACTTAACATCCGCATTTCGTAGTTCCCTATTAGATCAATGATCACGCAATGATCTTTACCAGGAGCTAAACGAAGTCCACGTCCGATCTGTTGCGTGAAAACAGTCAAAGACTCTGTCGGTCTGGCAAATAGAAGTGTATCTACAGGAGGAATATCTACACCCTCATTGAAAAGATCAACGGTAAAGATGATATCCAATTCTCCTGCTTCAAGCATCTTAATGGCATCAGCCCGTCCCACTTCCTTTTGTTGAGAATGAAGACTAACTGTTTTAAAGCCATGTTTAGTAAAAAAGCTGGATAGGAAATTGGCCTGCCGAATGGAAGAACAAAAACCCACCGTTCTTGTCTGCTTTTTATCTTTCCA belongs to Mesobacillus subterraneus and includes:
- a CDS encoding GIY-YIG nuclease family protein — encoded protein: MIKKILDRLFKREEVTQLNQSTPKFELYQANRAELDHLMKKPFPEGKAPGYVYFVQEHLTGTFNIGKTKNITKRMNVYHIKLPIKNELLYFIKSGNHHQTKAAFHKHFAEKQIDGEWFKLTNEDLEWIKSGTYSENIKASILDQGNEEDEVRLNDKQQDYALSLIQKLGHTYQLACDPSTLTVKDLNRLTVYFKYKNEGALVNLVKKGVLKRQHVSRQQIDN
- a CDS encoding (deoxy)nucleoside triphosphate pyrophosphohydrolase; this translates as MKKVVKVVAAIIENEQNEILCALRSPKMSIPNMWEFPGGKVENGEDICSALQREIEEELECSIEINSEIFNDHTHEYETFIVNLISIKCSIISGTPTAHEHSKLIWLKRENLSSLIWAPADLAAVDQLIHEKIVFSK
- a CDS encoding DEAD/DEAH box helicase, coding for MEVIEKELIVNSDGGNLLKELVESIQECERFYFSVAFINFSGLQLLLDPIKEAESKGITGRIITSTYLNFTDAKAMERLNDFSNIELKVFVTDREVGFHTKAYIFEYKDHFKVIIGSSNITQSALKSNIEWNVKIISKEDAHFIKNVIKEYNNLWDLSVDADQEFIQRYEEFLKSFKRSSPSQTVIYEDRKYIVPNRMQRRATENLERLRSYGENKALVIAATGTGKTYMSAFDVKSFSPKKLLFVVHREEILIKAKETFELLLPNDGFTFGLLTGNHKQKHTDYVFTTIQTISKCYQEFDPEEFDYLIIDEAHHAASPTYQTILSYFSPKFTLGMTATPERSDSRNIFDIFDNNVALEVRLHEALEDDLVIPFHYFGITDIDSVDLSDVDIDDIAEITKRLKVNERVDFIIEKMEFYGHDGEKRKGLGFCASIEHAMYMASEFNKRGYKSVILHGGDSSDKRKHYMNKLEDDQDDLEFIFSVDIFNEGVDIPSVNSVLMLRPTNSPIVFIQQLGRGLRKYPNKSFLTVLDFIGNHSKTFLIALALNGSRYYDKESLKVAIATGFANIPGATHIQMDKISQERILEQIDRENFNSMRYLKEEYNEFKKLNTGKVPFLLVDFLKFDGAPDPVKFINKEKTYLQFVAKVEKDDHLKKLLLNEEFEGSLKELSSKLPIKRIHDFVILKYLMHHDSISVDEARDQILKFVKDVDDDTILHAFEFLNQDYYDSGQLKSKPKLVHKMEGQLIKTVVFSKLLQNEHYYKYIEDVISYGIFRYEKEFHSGYFGVPHFKLYEQYQMVDAALLSNYRKIHSSFRGSGLLVNGKEFFLFVDLHKEADVKESINYKDKFINQRMFQWQSVNNTTQESNRGQDIIFNQRRGVNLHLFIRKYREIDGKTEPYIYIGKGNSVYFEGNKPITVQMELEHEIPASLYTEFTKKV